One Glycine max cultivar Williams 82 chromosome 6, Glycine_max_v4.0, whole genome shotgun sequence DNA segment encodes these proteins:
- the LOC100797487 gene encoding dnaJ protein homolog 1 → MGVDYYKILQVDRSAKDDDLKKAYRKLAMKWHPDKNPNNKKEAEAKFKQISEAYEVLSDPQKKAIYDQYGEEGLKGQVPPPDAGGAGTGTTFFSTGDMPGSFRFNPRNADDIFAEFFGFSSPFGGMGGRGGGGGGGGGGMRSRFPGGMFGDDMFASFGEGGGIHMSQGAPRKAAPIENKLPCTLEEIYKGTTKKMKISREIADASGKTMPVEEILTINVKPGWKKGTKITFPEKGNEQPNVTPADLVFIIDEKPHSVFARDGNDLVVTQKISLAEALTGYTVHLTTLDGRNLTIPINNVIHPNYEEVVPREGMPLPKDPSKKGNLRIKFNIKFPTRLTDEQKAGIRKLFNNA, encoded by the exons ATGGGTGTGGATTACTACAAGATCTTGCAGGTTGATAGGAGCGCCAAAGACGATGACTTGAAGAAGGCTTATAGGAAACTTGCTATGAAATGGCACCCTGATAAGAACCCCAACAACAAGAAAGAAGCTGAAGCTAAGTTTAAGCAAATTTCCGAAGCATATGAG GTACTTAGTGATCCTCAAAAGAAAGCTATCTATGATCAATATGGGGAAGAGGGTCTGAAGGGTCAAGTTCCTCCTCCTGATGCTGGTGGTGCTGGAACTGGAACTACTTTCTTCTCCACAGGAGATATGCCGGGATCGTTTCGGTTCAATCCGAGGAATGCTGATGATATTTTTGCTGAGTTCTTTGGGTTCTCAAGCCCATTTGGTGGAATGGGTGggagaggtggtggtggtggcggtggCGGCGGTGGCATGAGATCAAGGTTCCCTGGTGGGATGTTTGGTGATGATATGTTTGCATCTTTTGGGGAAGGAGGAGGAATACATATGAGTCAAGGTGCACCTCGGAAAGCTGCTCCCATTGAGAACAAATTGCCCTGCACTCTTGAGGAGATATATAAAGGGACtacaaagaagatgaagatctCTAGAGAAATTGCAGATGCCAGTGG AAAAACCATGCCAGTAGAGGAAATCTTGACCATTAATGTCAAGCCTGGCTGGAAGAAAGGAACAAAGATCACATTCCCCGAGAAGGGAAATGAACAGCCAAACGTGACACCTGCAGACCTTGTTTTCATTATAGATGAGAAACCGCACAGTGTCTTCGCCCGCGATGGAAACGACCTTGTTGTAACCCAGAAGATTTCTCTTGCAGAGGCATTAACTGGTTACACAGTGCACCTCACTACCCTAGATGGTAGAAACCTAACCATACCAATCAACAATGTTATTCATCCCAATTATGAAGAGGTTGTTCCAAGAGAAGGAATGCCACTTCCAAAAGATCCATCAAAGAAGGGGAACTTGAGGATAAAGTTTAACATCAAGTTCCCAACTAGGCTCACTGATGAGCAAAAAGCAGGAATCAGGAAACTCTTCAACAATGCCTAA